The following proteins come from a genomic window of Elusimicrobiota bacterium:
- a CDS encoding ammonium transporter, whose product MNLVQKLGARLAAVAAFALLACPVAAEDAAAATTAINSGDTAWVLVSAALVLMMTPALAFFYGGLVRRKNMLSVLMQCFAVMGLVTVQWVVIGYSLSFGPSLKGLIGNLSWAGLAGVGTAPNPDYAATIPHQAFMIYQCMFAVITPGLILGAFAERMKFSGYVLFSLLWTTLVYDPVAHWVWGVGGFIRSWGALDFAGGAVVHVNAGAAALAAALFLGKRRGYPAQMSPPHNLPLAVLGAGLLWFGWFGFNGGSALGSGALATTAFVNTHIAAAAAGLVWAGLDAITNRHATMLGTITGAVAGLVAITPAAGFVTPLGALGIGVTVALICFGSVMYLKPKLGYDDSLDAFGVHGVGGLWGALATGLWATKAVNPAGADGLFYGGPGLFLIQLKATLVTGLYSFVVSWGLLKLTDLLVGLRVSDTDERIGLDLTQHRESAYTLID is encoded by the coding sequence ATGAACCTTGTTCAAAAATTGGGGGCCCGCCTCGCGGCCGTGGCCGCGTTCGCGCTCCTCGCCTGTCCCGTGGCGGCGGAAGACGCCGCCGCGGCCACGACCGCCATCAACAGCGGGGATACCGCCTGGGTGTTGGTCTCCGCGGCGTTGGTGCTCATGATGACGCCCGCCCTCGCGTTCTTCTACGGGGGTCTCGTTCGCCGCAAGAACATGCTCTCGGTCCTCATGCAATGCTTCGCGGTCATGGGGCTCGTCACCGTGCAGTGGGTGGTGATCGGTTACAGCCTTTCGTTCGGCCCCAGCCTGAAAGGGCTGATCGGCAACCTGTCCTGGGCGGGCCTCGCGGGCGTGGGCACGGCGCCCAACCCCGATTACGCCGCCACCATCCCCCATCAGGCCTTCATGATCTACCAGTGCATGTTCGCCGTGATCACCCCGGGCCTGATCCTGGGGGCCTTCGCCGAACGGATGAAATTTTCCGGGTACGTCCTCTTTTCACTTCTCTGGACCACATTGGTGTACGACCCCGTGGCCCATTGGGTCTGGGGCGTGGGCGGGTTCATCCGCTCTTGGGGGGCTTTGGACTTCGCGGGCGGGGCGGTGGTGCACGTTAACGCCGGGGCCGCGGCCCTGGCCGCCGCCCTGTTCCTGGGCAAACGGCGCGGCTACCCCGCGCAAATGTCGCCGCCCCACAACCTGCCCCTGGCGGTTTTGGGCGCGGGCCTCTTGTGGTTCGGCTGGTTTGGTTTTAACGGCGGCAGCGCCCTCGGTTCGGGCGCCCTGGCAACGACGGCCTTCGTCAACACGCACATCGCGGCGGCCGCCGCCGGGCTCGTCTGGGCGGGACTCGACGCGATCACCAACCGCCACGCCACCATGCTCGGCACCATCACCGGCGCCGTGGCCGGCCTCGTGGCCATCACCCCGGCGGCCGGCTTCGTCACGCCGCTGGGGGCCCTCGGCATCGGGGTCACCGTGGCGCTCATTTGCTTCGGCTCGGTCATGTACTTGAAGCCGAAGTTGGGCTATGACGACAGCTTGGACGCCTTCGGCGTGCACGGCGTGGGTGGCCTCTGGGGCGCCCTGGCGACGGGCCTGTGGGCCACCAAAGCGGTCAACCCCGCCGGCGCCGACGGCCTCTTCTACGGGGGCCCGGGCCTCTTTTTGATCCAATTGAAGGCGACGCTCGTGACGGGGCTCTATTCCTTCGTCGTGAGTTGGGGCCTGTTGAAACTGACGGACCTCTTGGTGGGTCTGCGGGTATCGGACACGGACGAACGCATCGGCCTCGACCTCACGCAGCATCGTGAGTCGGCCTATACGTTGATCGA
- a CDS encoding DUF1722 domain-containing protein: MKSASPIRLGVSSCLLGQEVRYDGGHKRDAFLTDLLARFVEFVPVCPELELGLGVPRESIHLVRRDGEVRLVSVKTDKDLTHDMRRWAARRLESLEKQGLTGYIFKKDSPSCGLERVRVHGGAGVDKSGTGLFAAAVRERWPLLPVEEEGRLNDPRLRENFVERVFAHHRWSAFRETARKAGDLVRFHTDEKMLLMAHEPGGYPALGRLVAGAKGRFAAALADYGALFMKTLATPMTTRRHVNVLQHAVGYFRGVAGESERSELARCVEDYRRGLCPLIAPITLLRSLVRVHGIAYLAGQTYLHPHPKELMIRNHV; this comes from the coding sequence ATGAAAAGCGCCTCCCCCATTCGCCTCGGCGTGTCGTCCTGCCTTTTGGGACAGGAAGTCCGTTACGACGGCGGGCACAAACGGGACGCCTTCCTGACGGACCTTTTAGCGCGTTTTGTGGAGTTCGTGCCTGTCTGCCCGGAGCTGGAATTGGGGCTCGGGGTGCCCCGGGAATCCATCCACCTTGTCCGGCGGGACGGGGAGGTCCGGCTTGTTTCCGTCAAAACCGACAAAGACCTCACCCACGACATGCGCCGCTGGGCCGCGCGCCGGTTGGAGTCCCTGGAGAAACAGGGCCTCACGGGGTATATTTTTAAAAAAGATTCCCCCAGTTGCGGGCTTGAGCGGGTCCGGGTCCACGGCGGCGCGGGGGTCGACAAAAGCGGCACGGGGCTTTTCGCGGCCGCCGTCCGGGAAAGATGGCCCCTGTTGCCGGTGGAGGAAGAGGGGCGGCTCAACGACCCGCGGCTGCGGGAGAACTTCGTCGAACGGGTTTTCGCCCACCACCGCTGGAGTGCCTTCCGGGAAACCGCCCGCAAGGCCGGAGACCTCGTCCGCTTCCACACGGACGAAAAAATGCTTCTGATGGCCCACGAACCCGGGGGTTACCCCGCCCTGGGCCGGTTGGTGGCGGGGGCCAAGGGACGGTTCGCGGCGGCCCTGGCGGACTACGGGGCGCTCTTCATGAAAACCCTCGCCACCCCGATGACGACCCGTCGGCACGTGAACGTTCTGCAGCACGCGGTGGGGTATTTCCGGGGCGTGGCGGGCGAATCCGAACGAAGCGAGCTCGCGCGGTGCGTCGAAGATTACCGCCGCGGCCTCTGCCCCTTGATCGCCCCCATCACGCTGTTGCGGTCGTTGGTGCGCGTTCACGGGATCGCCTACCTCGCCGGGCAAACCTATTTGCACCCCCACCCCAAAGAACTCATGATCCGCAACCACGTTTGA
- a CDS encoding chemotaxis protein, translating into MATKLAVAIVHGVGRPEASFADGMMDGLRKRFARATGQDGLVMQPVFWAPVIQNEENTLWARLKAGGPMDFVKLRRFMVDFAADAIAYQPAPRERDMYDAVHAVVARALRELAAAAGPRAPLCVIAHSLGTVIASNYVYDLQAEPRRRILPKAVRAVLEPTPLEKGETLSGFYTLGSPIALWSLRYKDFGRPIAVPAPKLAGHHPKIKGEWINIYDQDDVIGYPLKSVNDAYKKAVAVDRAVNAGGILSSWNPASHMDYWTDDDVLDPIVDSLAKIYRGAQQ; encoded by the coding sequence ATGGCGACCAAACTGGCGGTGGCGATTGTGCACGGCGTGGGACGGCCCGAGGCCTCCTTCGCCGACGGAATGATGGACGGGCTTCGCAAACGATTCGCCAGGGCCACGGGGCAGGACGGCCTGGTGATGCAACCGGTGTTTTGGGCGCCGGTCATTCAAAACGAGGAGAACACCCTCTGGGCCCGTCTCAAGGCAGGCGGTCCCATGGATTTCGTCAAACTGCGGCGTTTCATGGTGGATTTCGCGGCCGACGCCATCGCCTACCAACCCGCGCCCCGGGAGCGGGACATGTACGACGCGGTGCACGCGGTCGTCGCGCGCGCCCTGCGGGAGCTCGCCGCCGCCGCAGGGCCCCGGGCGCCGCTCTGCGTGATCGCCCACAGCCTTGGCACGGTCATCGCCTCCAATTACGTCTACGATTTGCAGGCCGAACCCCGCCGGCGCATTCTCCCCAAGGCCGTCCGCGCCGTCCTGGAACCCACCCCCCTCGAAAAGGGCGAAACCCTGAGCGGTTTTTACACCCTCGGCAGTCCAATCGCCCTCTGGAGCCTGCGCTACAAAGACTTCGGCCGCCCCATCGCCGTTCCCGCGCCGAAGTTGGCCGGGCACCACCCAAAAATCAAAGGGGAGTGGATCAACATCTACGATCAGGACGACGTCATCGGTTATCCGCTGAAATCCGTCAACGACGCCTACAAAAAAGCCGTCGCGGTGGACCGGGCGGTCAACGCCGGCGGAATTCTGTCCTCATGGAACCCCGCGAGCCACATGGACTACTGGACCGACGACGACGTGCTCGACCCCATCGTGGACTCGCTCGCGAAAATTTACCGTGGGGCCCAACAATGA
- a CDS encoding LTA synthase family protein, with protein MGILVGGLALIVFQITRWGLLVTSGTGLVPWELWPSVLLKGAWFDVLVAGVWAAPFVLYDAAVPNRWRRSARHRPLRFAVLWTFISFLLFTAVLEIAFWAEFSTRLNFISVDYLLYTHEVIGNLRQSYPLGWIFFSIGLTAAGTLWSLRARVIKIDARPISRRRRLGESLFGVALPLFAVLFGNLDQMSGLGNSYAEELSGNGFWTFAAALRRNELDYDAFYPTLPQKEADDVLAALRVERSPLSELLVRDMNDAADDRTPFHRRPRHVVLISVESLSASFVGAYGSERGLTPNIDRLAREGLLFRRVYATGTRTVRGLEALSLGTPPVPGQSIVRRPHNDHLATIGEILRKQGFATMFFYGGRGYFDNMNAYFSGNDYEIIDRPRFPKDTVVFENAWGVADETLYANALTTLRRIPKERPFFAHIMTTSNHRPFTYPDGRVDIPSPGGRDGAVKYTDFAIGEFVSAAEKESWFYETLFVITADHCASAAGKTKLPLEKYRIPLIFYAPRLLDRDVFEPMVSQIDLLPSLVEVLGKRGDDHFFGRSFFEGGPPLERAFISNYQSLGYVRDGFLTVLLPQKRAECFRLNPIPLDATPTPLNTRLFREAVAYYQTAARAFKSGALRLSE; from the coding sequence ATGGGGATCTTGGTCGGCGGTTTGGCTTTGATCGTGTTTCAAATCACGCGATGGGGGCTATTGGTTACCTCCGGGACGGGCCTCGTGCCCTGGGAACTGTGGCCCTCCGTCCTGCTCAAGGGCGCCTGGTTCGACGTCTTGGTCGCCGGGGTTTGGGCTGCCCCGTTTGTCCTTTACGACGCCGCGGTCCCCAACCGCTGGCGCCGCTCCGCTCGCCACAGACCCCTGCGCTTCGCGGTGTTGTGGACCTTTATCTCCTTTCTGCTTTTCACCGCCGTCTTGGAAATCGCCTTTTGGGCCGAGTTCTCGACTCGGTTGAACTTTATCTCCGTCGACTATTTGCTGTACACCCACGAAGTGATCGGCAACCTCCGCCAATCCTATCCGCTCGGCTGGATTTTCTTTTCCATCGGGCTGACCGCGGCGGGAACGTTGTGGAGCCTCCGCGCCCGTGTCATAAAAATCGATGCCCGACCGATCTCCCGGCGCCGCCGCCTGGGGGAAAGCCTATTCGGAGTCGCCCTTCCCCTTTTCGCCGTCCTCTTCGGCAACTTGGATCAGATGAGCGGATTGGGCAACAGCTACGCGGAGGAACTGTCGGGCAACGGGTTTTGGACCTTCGCCGCCGCCCTCCGCCGGAACGAATTGGACTACGACGCCTTCTACCCGACCCTTCCGCAAAAAGAGGCGGACGACGTGTTGGCCGCTCTGCGCGTCGAACGTTCGCCCCTGTCGGAATTGCTGGTCCGGGACATGAACGACGCCGCCGACGACCGAACACCCTTCCACCGCCGCCCCCGCCACGTCGTCTTGATTTCGGTGGAAAGCCTTTCGGCTTCTTTTGTGGGCGCCTACGGGTCCGAGCGGGGTTTGACCCCGAACATCGACCGACTGGCCCGGGAGGGGCTGCTGTTTCGCCGCGTCTACGCCACCGGCACGCGCACGGTGCGCGGGCTCGAGGCGCTTTCCCTGGGAACCCCGCCGGTTCCCGGCCAATCCATCGTCCGACGGCCCCACAACGACCATCTGGCCACCATCGGAGAAATCCTTCGAAAGCAGGGTTTTGCGACGATGTTTTTCTACGGGGGTCGGGGTTATTTCGACAACATGAACGCTTATTTCAGCGGGAACGATTACGAGATCATCGACCGCCCCCGTTTTCCGAAAGACACGGTTGTTTTTGAAAACGCCTGGGGCGTCGCGGACGAAACCCTCTACGCCAACGCCCTGACGACCCTGCGACGCATCCCAAAGGAAAGACCTTTTTTTGCCCACATCATGACGACCTCCAACCACCGCCCCTTCACTTACCCCGACGGCCGCGTGGACATTCCCTCCCCGGGGGGACGGGACGGGGCGGTGAAATACACCGATTTCGCCATCGGCGAATTTGTGTCCGCGGCGGAAAAGGAATCCTGGTTTTACGAAACCCTTTTTGTCATCACGGCGGACCACTGCGCCTCCGCCGCGGGCAAAACCAAATTGCCCTTGGAAAAATACAGGATCCCCCTCATCTTCTACGCGCCCCGGTTGCTGGATCGGGACGTTTTTGAACCCATGGTCAGTCAAATCGATTTGCTCCCGTCTTTGGTGGAGGTCTTGGGCAAACGCGGGGATGATCATTTTTTTGGGCGTTCCTTTTTTGAAGGCGGCCCCCCGCTGGAACGGGCGTTCATCAGCAACTATCAATCGTTGGGCTACGTGCGGGACGGTTTCTTGACGGTCCTGCTTCCCCAAAAGAGGGCGGAGTGTTTTCGACTGAACCCGATCCCCCTGGACGCCACCCCGACGCCCCTGAACACCCGACTTTTCCGGGAAGCCGTGGCCTATTACCAAACGGCCGCCCGCGCGTTCAAAAGCGGCGCGCTTCGTCTTTCAGAATAA
- a CDS encoding endonuclease V: MDIRNLHPWNIPASQAIGVQADLVRRLSLHNDFDDIGIIAGADVAMDPRTGMGFGAVVLLAYPSLEPVEVAVSKRKIEFPYVPGLLSFREGPVLLEAFERLDKEPDLIFFDGNGVAHPRGLGLASHLGLVLDKPTIGVAKTKLLGNHKAPGRKEGDSAELIYKGKMVGHAVRTKPATAPVFVSPGHKIDYETALRLTLTCVDGARVPKPTRLADAVAAAAKKGKEKEAIKKLK, translated from the coding sequence ATGGACATCCGCAACCTGCATCCTTGGAATATCCCCGCCTCCCAGGCGATCGGCGTTCAGGCCGACCTGGTCCGGCGGTTGTCGTTGCACAACGATTTCGACGACATCGGGATCATCGCCGGGGCCGATGTGGCCATGGACCCGAGAACGGGCATGGGTTTCGGGGCGGTGGTTTTGCTGGCTTACCCGAGCCTCGAACCCGTCGAGGTGGCCGTGTCCAAACGGAAAATCGAGTTCCCCTATGTGCCCGGGTTGCTCAGCTTCCGCGAAGGGCCGGTGCTCCTGGAAGCGTTCGAGCGGCTGGACAAAGAACCGGATTTGATCTTTTTTGACGGCAACGGCGTGGCCCACCCCCGCGGGTTGGGGCTGGCTTCCCACCTGGGGTTGGTTCTCGACAAACCCACCATCGGCGTGGCCAAGACCAAGCTGTTGGGAAACCACAAAGCCCCCGGCCGCAAAGAGGGCGACAGCGCCGAATTGATTTACAAGGGCAAAATGGTCGGCCACGCCGTGCGCACCAAACCGGCCACCGCGCCGGTTTTCGTGTCCCCCGGACACAAAATCGATTACGAAACGGCCCTGCGCCTCACGCTCACCTGCGTGGACGGAGCGCGCGTGCCCAAACCGACGCGGTTGGCGGACGCCGTGGCCGCGGCGGCCAAAAAGGGCAAGGAGAAAGAGGCAATAAAAAAGTTGAAATGA
- the hpnC gene encoding squalene synthase HpnC, which produces MAEPRRTPLSPGEAYASCRRLAQSHYENFPVASRWIPADLRGPVAAVYAFARTADDFADEPGPEAPERLARLADWRRRLDRCSVDAEGHEIFVALADTVRRFDLPLDPFHRLITAFERDVTVHRHPTYDQLLDYCRHSADPVGELVLRLHRAWTPQRGRWSDAICTALQLANFWQDVIVDAAKDRIYAPLEDLAAAGIAETDYLKGPATPALRAFMYRQIERTTALFDQGRPLLTDAPSGLRKELRLVWLGGMEILKKIQKRNGDVWSGRPALTKWDWLRLGGKWLWGAPA; this is translated from the coding sequence GTGGCCGAACCCCGCCGGACGCCGCTGTCCCCGGGCGAGGCCTACGCGTCCTGTCGGCGGTTGGCCCAATCCCACTACGAAAACTTTCCCGTCGCGTCCCGGTGGATCCCCGCCGACTTGCGGGGCCCCGTGGCGGCCGTGTACGCCTTCGCCCGGACGGCCGATGACTTCGCCGACGAGCCGGGGCCCGAAGCCCCCGAACGCTTGGCCCGCCTGGCCGACTGGCGCCGTCGCCTCGATCGTTGCTCCGTGGACGCCGAAGGGCACGAAATCTTCGTGGCCCTGGCCGACACGGTTCGACGCTTTGACCTCCCCTTGGACCCATTCCACCGCCTGATCACCGCTTTTGAGCGCGACGTCACGGTTCACCGCCACCCCACCTACGACCAGCTTCTGGATTACTGCCGTCATTCCGCCGACCCGGTGGGGGAATTGGTGTTGCGGCTCCATCGCGCCTGGACGCCCCAACGGGGGCGCTGGTCCGACGCGATTTGCACGGCGCTTCAACTGGCCAACTTTTGGCAGGACGTGATCGTCGACGCCGCGAAAGACCGGATCTACGCGCCCCTTGAGGACCTGGCCGCGGCGGGGATCGCCGAGACCGACTATTTGAAGGGCCCCGCCACCCCCGCCCTGCGCGCTTTCATGTACCGTCAAATCGAACGAACGACCGCTCTCTTCGACCAAGGACGGCCGCTCTTGACCGACGCGCCGTCCGGCCTGCGCAAGGAATTGCGGCTTGTTTGGCTGGGCGGAATGGAGATTCTCAAAAAAATTCAAAAACGGAACGGCGACGTGTGGTCCGGCCGCCCCGCGCTGACGAAATGGGACTGGTTGCGGCTCGGCGGAAAATGGCTGTGGGGAGCCCCCGCCTGA
- a CDS encoding squalene/phytoene synthase family protein — protein MGSPRLTPGPALYTKSNFAPAFWLLPSDRRRALAAVYAFARVVDDAVDETGEAQNRPEEARALLADWRGALVQGDVQRPEHAPLWEELRSALGRFGINKKHLLDLIQGVERDLTQTRYATAADVDVYCDGVASSVGLACLPIFGLTEDRHADFAVALGRAVQWVNILRDVAADARRGRVYLPLDELKRAAVSDADVLAGRDSPGLRGVVKAGAGRARDYFQKAEAALPRSDSKHARPALVMGRLYQGILSKIERGGFNVWAGRVRLSAWDKLRAVLFG, from the coding sequence GTGGGGAGCCCCCGCCTGACCCCCGGACCGGCGCTGTACACGAAAAGCAATTTCGCCCCGGCCTTTTGGCTTTTGCCCTCGGACCGGCGGCGCGCCCTGGCGGCGGTCTACGCCTTCGCCCGGGTCGTGGACGACGCGGTGGACGAAACGGGGGAAGCGCAAAACCGTCCCGAGGAGGCCCGGGCCCTCCTCGCCGATTGGCGCGGGGCGCTGGTCCAGGGCGACGTCCAGCGACCGGAACACGCCCCCCTCTGGGAGGAACTTCGGTCGGCCCTGGGCCGGTTCGGGATCAATAAAAAACACCTGCTTGATTTGATCCAGGGGGTGGAACGGGATCTGACCCAAACCCGGTACGCCACGGCGGCGGACGTGGACGTGTATTGCGATGGGGTGGCGAGTTCCGTGGGCCTGGCCTGTTTGCCGATTTTCGGTTTGACGGAAGACCGCCACGCGGATTTCGCCGTGGCCCTGGGCCGGGCGGTGCAGTGGGTGAACATTTTGCGCGACGTGGCGGCCGACGCCCGCCGGGGGCGTGTGTATTTGCCCCTGGACGAATTGAAGCGCGCCGCCGTTTCCGACGCGGATGTCTTGGCCGGGCGGGATTCCCCGGGCCTGCGGGGGGTCGTGAAGGCGGGCGCGGGCCGGGCCCGGGATTATTTCCAAAAGGCCGAAGCGGCCCTGCCCCGGTCGGACAGCAAACACGCGCGGCCGGCGTTGGTCATGGGGCGGCTGTACCAGGGGATTTTGTCGAAAATCGAACGCGGGGGATTTAACGTGTGGGCCGGGCGCGTCCGCCTGTCGGCCTGGGACAAGCTCCGCGCGGTGTTGTTCGGTTAG